The stretch of DNA CTTCCCTCTCATACCCACCAGAAACAAAGAATGTGCCTTTAAATCTCATCGTCCCAAGACTCTCTCGGCATTCGGTTTTTATACCAACAGACGTCGTCCTTGATTCGATCACGTGGCAGTATGATAAGGGGATGGTTGGATCTAAAGAAGTTTAGTTTGCCGGATCAAGGGTATGCTAAAAGTACTAGGAAACAAGCACAAGTGGGGAAAGGGTAATAAAAGTGGGAAGGAGGAATCTTGTTTTGTGAGGAATACTAGCAGTGGCTAGGGGAGTAATTTCATTGCTTGTAACAGAGAATCAACTCTAGGAAATATCTTCATTTATTTCAATCAAtacaatatcatatattatattattatcaaTTATATTTTGTGTTTGATTGATCATTTTTCCTGCTGTATTCCTTCACAGTATAGAATCCCATACTTGTTCAAGGCCTCAGCTATATAAAGGACAAGGGGCCTCAGAATTTGAGTCTCCACGTTGGTCGTTTTCTTCTATGAGTGACGAGAAAGTTTATCAATAATTTCCATACTAAGTTTCCTCATAGGCAACTATTTTCAAAACTCTTTGGCTTGACTAGTTGAATTGATATCTTTTCTTGTTTTCATGTGATGAGATGTTATTGgtgataatttaaataaatcttatccaaattaaaaatgaaaagtATGAAAAAACCCTGAAggaatatatttaataaatatttttatattttttaagaaattaatattattttaaatgaattttcATAAAATGATGAACACTCTATACTATAATAAttacaacaacaataatattcATACTATTAATTAAAGTTAATCCATGGATTTAGATGAATAACGTATAAGAGACTGATATCGGTCTCCATGAGAAGAAATTTATGTGATATACAATTATGTCTTGTTTATGAAACGTTCTATGTAAAATATACGTTTTGTTATGACAAGTCCCGTGATTTGATTTCGaaaattatatgtatatataatagGTCCCCAAATTGCTGAGTAATTTTACCAACACTCATCATATACCTTCATCTCTGTATAAGAACGAAGAACTAGAGAAGATGAGCATAATCAATTTAGGGGCTGATGAAGATATTATGTTATAGCTACTGTATTTTAAATTCCGTTAGATATacattatttttaagttgtaaaCGTTTGATACCACATAACTCTCGATACAAAAATCGGAAGGCAACATTATCTCCCCAAGAATACTCAAATAAGGTCATAAGATCATCGAgattaaatgaaataaaattggGGGTTAACAAGTGGGGAATATTATGTAGTTAAAAAAGAACATAATAAAATCGAACAAAATCATCAATTTCACTTTCACCATCACTGGCAAGTGGCAGCCAAGGAAATGAGTTTTTAAAAAAGGCAAAACTAGAATCGAACAATCTGAAATCTATTTAGCACATAATCAATCATAGAACCACTTATCGCAAAGACAGACATATCAATCTACTTAGTAAACAACATATATCTTTTATTCGACTACTTTGCTGCTCATCTAACGTTGAATTCTGTTTtctcataataaatttttttttaaaaaaaaaaaacaggggATGAgtgtgaatttttttaatttaaacataATTCCCTCCATGTGTCATCATGTGAAACATAATAATatgaatttgaaaaatcagcATCCAGAGGAACCATTGGGCGTGTCAAATTGTTTGGTCCGAAATGTACGGGCATGTCAAGTGTCGTTCGAATAAAATCTAGTTTCtaaaaatcaaatcaaagtGAGTCCTCTTCGACCATTAATTCTAACCTCATCGGATTTGGATGCTACTAAAGAAAGAAGGAAATAAAATTTACGAATGACACGAAACCTAATCAATAGATTATTAGGTGTGTGAGATTTCTACTTCAAATCTATACATCTGTTGTgcctaaaattaatttttttagagaAGCCCAAAAGAGAAGCCCAAGAGATAAAGCCTATCAGAGTTGCAGTTGACCCAGTGAAAGAAAGTTGCGGCCGGTTACCTCCATTATCCAATATGGAAGACGTGGAGTAATCGTGGAGTGCGGTTGAAACTTCTCGTGGAGTGTGACAAAGGCAGATGGAGGAATCAGAAAGGGCCCCCCGACAAATCAACACAAAAATACACAGCAAAGTTTCTGCAGAATTCCATCAATTCTACGTTTGTTTATTTCAATTTCCAGCAGCCaagtatttgaatttttatgtaTTCCTTCGACTTTCTTGTAAAATGTTGATCAAATTTCATAACAAcatatttaagtttgatgttgtTCATGGATTCCCTGCATAATTTCTTTATTTCCACAGTTTATGCGTTTAGTTTGGAGCCATTTCGAAGGAGTTAGAACTTACGACCGAATCGAGATTCACAACGCTTGGTAAACGAAGTCAGATTAATTCACATTTGGCACGAacacgtgcctggcacgcccgcaaatttTCGTGACAAACAAGTTGGCACGCCCAGTGGGACCAAATGCCTCCAAAGCGTACTGAGAAGAATGAGGGAATTCCTCCATCACAGGGGAAAGTTCATCGCTCACAGGAAGAAGAAACTGATGCAGATAGAAGAACTGTTGAAAGACTTGTTCACCAGTTCGAGGAGGAGACTATGAAGGAAGGAATTGCTATTTCTGGTAGTGATGGACCTTCACTGAACTTTATGTTGGCCATGGAGAAAAACATCCACAGTGATCTCAGAGAAATAACCCAAACTTTCGCTACTGTTATGATGGAATTTGTGGCGGAAGTGAAGGAATGGAGGAAGTCTGCAAAAGGAGAGGCTGTTACACCAGAAAATGTTGAACTTCAAGAAACTGACGTTAAATTGCTAAAAGATCAAGGCCAAGGATCAGGGGTTTCTCAAGCAGGTGAAAGTCGCCGCTTGGGGGAAGCACCGATTCTTGAATCTACCAAGGAAGGAAGATATACTCCTCCACACAAAAAGGACGAGGAGTTGGGGTTGAAATACCAAAATTACAGTAACGGTAAACAAGTAGCAGGGAATATGTCCGCTGTCACTTCTCCTAGCAAGCATCCAGAGATGTATGGTGATGGGGAAATGCATGGGTGTTCAGTTCCAGGTTCGGGGAATAACACTCGGGGGGCAAATTATTCCCCGCACCCATTGCGAAAAACTCCAGTCTTGGACTCCGAGGCTGTACATGATGTTATTCAAGAGTTGTATGGCCCGGGAGTGAGGCCATTCAACCGACCAGAGTTTCATAAGCCATACCCCGATGTTGTTGATCGTGAAAATCCTTACCCACGAGGATATCACATTTCAGACTTTACTTTATACTCGGGGGAAGACCGTCAATCTAACGTGGAACATGTGGCGTGGTTTACAATACAGTGTGGGGAACTAGCAAATTTGGATAATTTTTCCAACTACAAGTTACGTTTGTTTCCCAATTCATTGGATAGTACTGTTTTTATTTGGTATGCCACACTGCCTCGGAAAATGATGTTTGAGGTAAAGGAGAACAAGACAGAAACTTTTCATGGAAAATGCCGCTGTCACAGTGGAGATGATATATATTATAGTGGGAGGAATATGAGGTACAGTAGGGGATCCATGGCCAAAAGGCCGGAGAACCAGCACCTCGGCAAAGTTTCATTTCATGGGTCAATGAATGGCGAGGGAATGAGTGACCGACAGTCATTCCAGAAGCTAATACAGAGGCCACCACCTCTAGACACCGATAATAGATATGAAAGAAAATCTCGTTTTGTTATTCCTCCCAGAGCAATCCCCAATGGTGTATGGAAATGGGTGGAGCATCCAAAGTTCCCAAAACCGCTTTCTCGAACCCAAAAACGCCATTTGTTGAGGGAAAAAGCTGTTGAACGCAGATCTAAGGTGGAGGAATCattcaaagaaaagaaaatatttgaggaGGAATATGGAGGTAGCAAGGAGAAAGAGTTACAAATGGAGGATTTAATCTTAGCTCCGGCTCAGATGAAAGATCGACAGCCGGAGACAGAGGTTTTATAAAGATGGAATAGATGAGAAGTATTGTACAAAGTAGGCTGGATAGCCACTTTGGCTAATTTTGAGATATTGACTCGTAGAAAGTTTCTGTAAATATGCGAGGAATAGGCTTTTAAGCCATTCCTTGCTGAATTTGTTTGTAAATATGGATGGAGTATtgtgaataaataaaatcattGCTCATGGAATCCTTTGCAGCTGATATGGTTTTTGAGAGGAATTATGTGTTGTCTTGATAGTCGAATTGATGACGTGTAGAGCACGTTTATTACGTATTCCGATACTTTGATGTTGTTTGGAAAGTATGGGTGATAGTGAGCAATGGTGATTGTATATTGTGATAATATTGAAGAAAACAGGCTATTTAGccgttgtttttaattattttacagaAATCCGGGCAGAGTTTCCCTTGTAAACGTGACATCCCAGAAATACAAATATGTGCAAACACCAGTGGACAAACCCAAGCAACAGATATAACATAACTCCATCAACAAAGTTCGATTTCCAGGTATTATCCAACATCCAAAATTCAACATTACGCAAAATCATGGCAAAGAAATACAACCAATCAAAAGATCTACCACAGGGTGGTCTGGTCCGAACATCAAACAAAATACTAAAATGAAATGTTAATGGTGGTGCGTGAGCATTCAAGAAAGGTCAAGATGGCGCAATTCCTCCCACTTGGACAGACACTCTGCACGAGTATGTTATGCTGCTTTCAAGGGGTCTTCCCACTGCTGGTAAGCATGCTTTGTTGCACTAGATCATCACCCAAGTGCTGGATATTGGCCTTGAGCTTATCGGAGAAAACTTTCAAGGCTTCATTGTCATGCAGAAGGGCCATCATGTCGGTTTTATGCTGAGCAAGTTCGGCCTCCAATTTCTTTACTAGCTTTTCCTTGGAGTCAAAGTTCACATTCTTCTATTGGAAAGTTGTTAGAATAATCTTTCTCTCAGAGTGCATACTGTCCAACCTCTCTCTTTGTGCTTTGAAATCTCCCACTTGAATCAACGTCTCCGAACAAGTGCGGCTTGAATCCTGAAAAGTTGAAAACATTGAAAGCAGATTATTTAAGATATCTTGCAGTGGGTGTTGCAAGGGGTTGCTCATCAAAAACTTATTCAGGCATATTCACAAACATCTTGAGTGCAGCATGAAATGTCACATATTCTACAATGTTTTTGTAATGGAGGATTGAGAAAAATGCTGAAATATACCTACCTTGAGAAGGTGGGACTTGATGTAAAAGAGATTGATgatggaaattttcagaaacttGGATGACATTACAAAGGCGATGTAATCGGTGGTGATATTGGAAATGAGATCTCCGTGAGTGGTTGAGTAGTTATCTAAAAGTGAAGGAGAATAGGTTGTGAAAGCAGCGAAGAATTGGAGGGTTTGGGGGAAGAAGAACAAGGAAGAAGTTTGGGAAGCATGGTATTGTGAATACACTGTTTGCTTTCTTTTTATCATCTTCCTCCTCTTCCTCCTCATATATATCGTATTATGTAAATGGGCCAACTTGTAAATAGGCCACatatatttgaattattaaaaatagccAAATTGGGCCAAATTGGCCATTGGCCCAAATTGGCTAGGGGGGCAATTGTTGTgcctaaaattaatttttttagagaAGCCCAAAAGAGAAGCCCAAGAGATAAAGCCTATCAGAGTTGCAGTTGACCCAGTGAAAGAAAGTTGCGGCCGGTTACCTCCATTACCCAATATGGAAGACGTGGAGTAATCGTGGAGTGCGGTTGAAACTTCTCGTGGAGTGTGACAAAGGCAGATGGAGGAATCAGAAAGGGCCCCCCGACAAATCAACACAAAAATACACAGCAAAGTTTCTGCAGAATTCCATCAATTCTACGTTTGTTTATTTCAATTTCCAGCAGCCaagtatttgaatttttatgtaTTCCTTCGACTTTCTTGTAAAATGTTGATCAAATTTCATAACAAtatatttaagtttgatgttgtTCATGGATTCCCTGCATAATTTCTTTATTTCCACAGTTTATGCGTTTAGTTTGGAGCCATTTCGAAGGAGTTAGAACTTACGACCGAATCGAGAttcacaaacatcaaaacacaaTCTTATATTCTTAGTTTGTGCggaaaacaaataaatatatatacttgGGATGAAGACGATATTGATATATTTTCTATAGTTACTTTTAAGAAATCAAATATTAATCTGATCGAAACTACAACAATTAGATATCAGATTATTTTGGGTTTTGATtggatataaaaataatatcttcTGAGTATAAGACGatctcataatttttttttttataaaaataatttcttcggACAGAGGATTAGAGGTGATAACATTTTTTATTAACCGCTCAAACCTAATTGCATCACACCGTTTTtcctaatattttataaaaactgtGACAAAAAAATAGTAATCATAAACCGAACCACATATTGGGTTCAGTTATTTTTTTCGCCTAGACCACTTGCcataatattttgtttatgattaaaataatttgtaaacATCATATTCAATTAAAGAATTCATTATTAATTATATCTCAACTCTCTTCAAAAATATTACATCTACAAATAAAACTTATTTTTTCTTCTTAGGGCATCCGCATCCGTTGGAATTAATCCATGTTAATAACTCTCCATCTCATAAAAAATGATGGGGTCCACGAGCCACATATTCATTACATTAACACTTCCCCATTATTAACACACACCCACATTCATTTAATTTCAACTTTCATTATTTATGGGTCCCACTGTCCACtcactcatttttttttattttaatatttcaatatctttctaatatttttacaattttaCAACACAACgggttttgaaaaaccgtcgcacatAACGACGGGTGTTAAAACACCGTCGCAAATAGAgaccttttttttaaaaaaaactgacGCTTTTCACTTTGCGACGGTttagaaaaaccgtcgcaaagttCGAAATAACGCCGTTCATCCTCTTGGCTGCCATGTAAGCTAAGATTATTAATTCTTGCGCCCACATTGGTGGGCGAAAATTAATGGGTGTTATTAACACCCATTAACCAACCAATGTGAGTGCCCTTAATTATTCTTcatattatgattttattagagtatttatttcttttgctacaatattttgtttgaaagtaaaaaaaattgtaaaatagtgtaaatgtcattttcgttctgagtgtgttatgttgttaaattattaacttagttttgattcatgattattgtTTTATCTAGTTTTATCTTTGTATGATTTGAACTATATTTCATATTTGAAAACattatattgttgttgttttcaaataaattagaatatatgtctcaatatttttcatttaaaaccTATAAACCGATTGCAACCGCGTGAAACTGCTCAAAACCGTAATACTAATTCTGCATGTAAAaacatgattatttttttaaaatactaataaaccGAATATGACAAttagatttaatttttttaaaaaaatcgtaaaATGGGACCGTGATCACCTGTATGGAGGATGAACCGATCCAAAACATTTATGTTTAAATCCAAAAAAAACCGGAAATACGGGCGGCCAGCCTTGTGTAAAATTTAGGGCGAACGTAATAGCTGAAACGATTTCAATACTCCAGAGGCATGGCGGTGTTGAGCTCAGAGAAAATTTTGCAAGAAAAAAATACGAGTGACGCGAACTCCATTACGTCTCTCGCTCTTACTCACAGAGCCCTTTCTGATGTAATTCTTTTTCTCGTGTTTCCGGGAGACCCATTTTGTAAAATCTCGTGATTTGTTACTCATTTGATTGATTCATGGATTTTCTTGAGGTTTTTTTTACAGGTTTCTTGCTTGAGTGGATTCAAAGATTTGGAAAGACTCGACCTTGGGCTCAACAGTTTGAACTCCCTCGAGGTATTGATTCATCTATACGATAAATTTTTTCTTTGTCCCGTTGCTGGAGATTGATGCATCACTAACCAAGCTTTTGTGTTCCTTCAGGGGTTGAAGTTGTGTGTAAATCTGAAGTGGTTATCTGTTGTTCAGAACAAGCTTCAGagcttgaaagggatcgaaggCCTCACTAAACTCGCTGTGAGTAGCTACTAGGGAGCAGTACCATCTGGCTGCTTTCACTGTAGATTATTTAGATTTAATTAAAAgttattttgtgtttttatgTTCTAAGCTTGTACTATCATTTAACATTACAAGATGTTATCGAGAATAATTTTGGGCAGTTTTAAATTGCCAAATATGTCCATTGGCCTCTGTGCTTCAATCATTATAAATGATCTTAGATCTTCCAAATTTTTTCTGTGATAGAATTGATAAGATTTAATACTATCTCGAAGTTTTTCAGCTTCATGTAGAGATAATATGTTATCGAGATTTTCAGCTTCATGTAGAGATAATATGTTCTTAATCTTCTCTTGGTATTTTCTGTGACAGGTGTTAAATGCTGGTAAAAACAAGCTTAGATCAATGGACGAGGTGAGGTCTCTTTTGAGCTTGCGGGCTTTGATTTTGAATGGTAAGTTTCTTGGCAGTTGGCAATATCAACTTGCTGTGTTGGTGATAAATGGATGTGAGGTAGATATGTGTTAGGTAATGATTCTCCGCTCCGTTTTCTACTTATGTGGCAGATAATGAGATCAGTTCAGTTTGCAAGCTGGATCAGATGAAAGAACTGAATACTCTAGGTACTTTCAAGTTCCTGAATTGTGTTAAACATGCCATTTCAAGTAGCCTTTTGTTCTTTAGTTTCAGATAAGCTGCCAGATGCTTGTGTTCTGCTTCACATTCTTTCATAGTAATTCATCGCTCAATTTCTAATTCCCAAATACGGATAATGCTACAAAGAATATCCAATCTGAATAATAAATCTTATTGCCCCTGTGCTCAAACCTCAATTTTCTTATTCTTCCTTTGCCTCCCCTCTTGTTCTACCCTTCCTATGTGAGAAGAATAAGATAATCTTTTCAAAAGGATATCTCAGCTGTTAAAAAGTTGTGGTTATATCTCTGATAAATTTGACTGCTTGTGGTGATACTGTAAAAGTTATGGGATGATGACCTCtgttatgtttatgatttttgacCTCCAGTTTTCTTTTCTTGTAAGCAGAAGTGTTATCACATTCATTGTGATTTGAGAAATTATTCATGGTGTTTTCTCTTGAATCTCAAAAACCGGAGAGCTTTGTTTTGTGAGTGGGTTCTTCTGTATATCAGTAAACTTTTGGAAATTTCAGTTTCTCTGCTGTTATACATATAGGTGCTTGCGTATCTTATGAAGTTTGAGAGTTTataaaacatcctatgaatgcaTGCCCTCAAAGTTCCTTCTCCTgaagtgcaatgtgccgtgttATTTGACTTGGGTTGCTTGTAAACTCctttacattttgttcatttcttCCATAAAAACAAAATGCTTTCTTCTCATTCATGAACTGCCATTGTTGGTAGGTTTTATTTAATCTTTGATTGCTCTTTCTAAATTAACTACCTTGCTTGAAGaatttgaaaataatctgtTTCTGGTAAGATACATATCTGCTTTGAGTATCAATGCGATCATTTTTCACCATTATACCATAACATTAAGTTATTGCATGCCACTGGCAGATAACAATTCAAGTTTAATCACATTTTCCTCTTGTTCTGAATGTACCTTTGCAGTTCTCTCCAGGAATCCAATCACTTCGCTTGGTGAATCTTTAATCAAACTTAAGTCAATCACGAAAGTACGTGTATTGCCAATTTATTGTCATCGGAATCTGTGCATAGGTCTAAGTACTTGTGAATCTTATCATCATTTTCTGTACAGCTTTCTGTTTCTAACTGTCAATTGCAAACAATCGATTCAGCACTGAAGTCATGTGCTGAGTTAAAAGAGCTTCGCGTTGCTCATAATGAGATCACGGTATGAGTTTAAACAGGTTTTCTGGTTGTTaagttagatttattaaatcACGACCCCCTATCATACCACTCACCTTTGTAAAAGTTTCATTTGATGTCTGGTTTTGTTTTACAACTTGTAAGAGCTTTTGACACTTCTTTCAGACCATTCCGAGTGAGATCTCCCGCATCACCAAACTTCAGAATCTAGACTTGGGGAATAACTTGATCACCAAATGGTCCAATGTAAAGGTAACTTTTTGTTGGCTATATCATGTTTGGCTCAATTTGACTGTTCTCTTCTTTGCAACGTGTCTGGTTGTCGTTTCATGATAGGAGCTTGCTCCATTGGTCAACCTGAAAAACTTGAATCTTCAAGGAAATCCGGTAGCTGGAAAAGAATATTTAGCGAAAAAGGTACGTTTGTTTTGCAGAGTCTTGTTTATTTTGTGTACCATCAAAATATTTGAAACTTAAAATCAAACTCTCCACCAGGTTAAGAATCTGCTTCCTAATTTGCACATCTTCAATTCCAAACCAATTGACAAAATTATTGGAAAGGAATTCGATAACTCTGGTGACAAGTCAGAAGATATAGCCCCTCTCGTGAATACACAAATTAAAGATGCTAAAAATGCTGCCTCTGAGAACAAGAAGAGAAGAAAATTGGATGAAAAAGACGAGAAGTCAAGAAAAACCAGTGAGGTGGATAAATTGAACGTGATGGACGACCCAGAAACTCCTTTCTTCGATCTTTTTGCCACAGTAGCGCCTGAAATTCCTACGAAGACCAATGACAAGAAAAAATCGGATCATGTTAAGGTGGACAGTACCATGAAAcacaagaaatcaagaaaatcaaCAGAAAGGGACAACTTAAATCAACTTGATGACTCGGAAACTCCTTCCACCTATCATTTTCCTCCTGCTGCGCTTGAGATTCCTGCAGAGGCTGGTTTTAAAAGGCTCGGCCATGACCAAATATTTCGAGATTATGATCGTCGGGAGAGCGATGTGATTAGTATGACCATCTATAAGAGGGACAAGAAGCATGTAAAAGTTGATCCTTCTGCAGTATCACAGTTAGATGTTGGATTGGGAGGGGCATCCTCGTGGGTGTGATTCTTGATATTTTCATATGTTTTTTGTTTCCTAAAATTCTTGTTGGCGACTCGACTCAAGGtttgcatgtattgattacaacTTGTGTTTCTATTGTTTTctgaaatatttatattttaattttattattttgttctATTTATTTAATCATATTTTGGATTATCTATTCCCGTTTCTTTTCCAAACATGATTCCGCCACCAACTTTGAATTCCTGAATGATGATAATCATTTGCTTCAACAAGATATCTATCTGCCTTCGCTTCTTAGATAGATTTACTGTCAAAATTCTTGAAGTGGGCCTAATATTTTTTCAGCTTCTGCCACCAGGGAGAGCATTTTCCACCATCTACGATGCATGAACTTTcaaaaattaatgttaaaatcaGGTTATTTGTCTAATTGATTATGTAAGCTTTTATAATTTAACATGCAAGTGCTTGAAAAAAGGTGACACacacaatattttggtattattTCACGCACGCAACGCATGTATCTCGTCGTCgttagtatatatataaaaattgaatGTTATTCATGGTAGCCAAATGTAAGTATAATTCTATCGTGTTCTAATGTTAAGTAAATTGATTgttttattaaacccaaaaaaatatataataaaatcaaaactcaaaaaaaaaaaaattgaaaaattatatACAGAACTTAATATATCTAATACTAAAGTTtacgtaaaaaaaattaatgtgcATGCATCCATTATTTTCCATTGAGTATTAGGGGGGTGTATTCAACGTGagaaatttattgacttttaataacttttgtagattttaaaaatctagaggtattcaatcaaGGAAAAgcatactctatagaagtcttgtggtattcaaaatagactttcatggcgttttaaaaagtcaagtggcATTCAACATTaacttttataaactctataaaagtctacagatattcaaattttccatggacttttaataactccatggaattcattgacatacaaacataaaagcctaaggtacaactacaaattgtaaaaaaatgtatttggttcaccccaaagatttgaatggatttttaaaacttctaactcaatctgtcgcttcacatcacatatcttcatatcttatctcctctcatctatttctattactctctcaaattttcgaagtgtatatctatatatattttcatctttctttttcaaatttttcattttttggctgattgttcatttaataattttttattttaataacaaggggaaattttgaattatagaattgattttgtgatttttaatttatgatttatacaaattaatgtaatattcaataataataaaagatgatcaaaaaaattttgtttaattcttaataattgaatagtttcgtaacaacaatgattttttaaattcattttcgtatttttaattaatatgtaagctatgatatttttaaacaaattatattcacacaataataaataatattatttttacatttattatcaatttaaaaataagattacatgttaatcaattgatgtattttaaaagatttacaaacatgcatataaacctatatatatatatatatatatatatatatatatatatatatatatatatatatatatatatatatatatatatatataaatccacataaatcttgcaaaaaagtctacataaatccacataaatctgtttataaatctgtgagattccataaaattcaataaaaatttatcaaatccataaaagtctatcatttaaaaaagtcattaaaagtcatcaaaactctgaattgaatacaccTCACTTAGTGTGTGCCTATTTGTACTTGTTGTATTATTAAAATTGAAAGGTTAAGGATATTTTGCGAGAGAGTCACGATTATATATTAGTGAGATGGTTTAACTTAGTTCATAACTATATTGAAACACATTTGAGTGAGGCGGGTCGGATCCGGGATTTGACCAACCTACCCCAGATTTACCCCGTTTCCATCTCTGTGCATACCGAGGGTGGTGAAGGGAGAACTCTCAATGGGAAGGAAGGCAGGGGCGGAGACACATGCTTGTTGACTCGGGCTTTAGTCCGAGtgaaccaatttttttttttttttttacaaaaatgtatatgttaattttttataattttggaataatatgTATTGGCtcgggtagatcaatttaaaatattaaaagattctagagtttaaaattcCAGTCCGGGTAGAGCTATATTTCTGGCTCCGCCACTGAAGGAAAGTGTGGGGATTTTGCAGGCAGCCATGGAAGGGCGGAGGAGGAGCATTGACTTCAAAATGGAGAAAAACCATTACGAAATCTTTTCGAACATGGATATGTACAGCAAGAAGACGCATGATACTctcgggaaatttagggtccgctctcagcaagtgtcactaatccAGACGCGGGTTTTGAagttaccctgagcctgaaataacaaagaagatcgttaagagggggccaggagggtgtcctggcgtagcccctccgacgctcaagtcagtgactgaggatatatggggggagcagctaagggcgcTGCTGAAAACGATATAGTGAATTGAATGCCCGAAC from Primulina eburnea isolate SZY01 chromosome 6, ASM2296580v1, whole genome shotgun sequence encodes:
- the LOC140834081 gene encoding uncharacterized protein, with the translated sequence MAVLSSEKILQEKNTSDANSITSLALTHRALSDVSCLSGFKDLERLDLGLNSLNSLEGLKLCVNLKWLSVVQNKLQSLKGIEGLTKLAVLNAGKNKLRSMDEVRSLLSLRALILNDNEISSVCKLDQMKELNTLVLSRNPITSLGESLIKLKSITKLSVSNCQLQTIDSALKSCAELKELRVAHNEITTIPSEISRITKLQNLDLGNNLITKWSNVKELAPLVNLKNLNLQGNPVAGKEYLAKKVKNLLPNLHIFNSKPIDKIIGKEFDNSGDKSEDIAPLVNTQIKDAKNAASENKKRRKLDEKDEKSRKTSEVDKLNVMDDPETPFFDLFATVAPEIPTKTNDKKKSDHVKVDSTMKHKKSRKSTERDNLNQLDDSETPSTYHFPPAALEIPAEAGFKRLGHDQIFRDYDRRESDVISMTIYKRDKKHVKVDPSAVSQLDVGLGGASSWV